In Desulfobotulus pelophilus, the following proteins share a genomic window:
- the smpB gene encoding SsrA-binding protein SmpB: protein MKIITENRKARHDYSFEDVLETGIVLTGTEVKSLRNGQVNLKDAYAQIKNNEVFLMQMHISPYTHAYYNNHEPLRTRKLLLHKSEIAKLIGKTKEKGYSLIPVKLYFKQGKVKVALALARGKKLYDKRNAIKEREAKVTMARLNRQKHGSDD, encoded by the coding sequence ATGAAAATCATCACTGAAAACCGCAAAGCGCGGCACGACTACAGCTTTGAAGACGTGCTAGAAACCGGTATTGTTCTTACAGGCACAGAGGTCAAGTCCCTGCGTAACGGTCAGGTCAATCTCAAGGATGCCTATGCTCAGATAAAAAACAATGAAGTTTTTCTCATGCAGATGCATATCAGCCCTTATACCCATGCTTATTACAATAACCATGAGCCTCTGCGTACCCGCAAGCTGCTGCTGCACAAATCCGAGATTGCCAAACTGATTGGCAAAACAAAGGAAAAAGGATATTCTCTGATTCCCGTGAAGCTCTATTTTAAACAAGGGAAAGTAAAGGTTGCCCTTGCCCTTGCCCGTGGAAAAAAACTCTACGACAAGCGTAATGCCATCAAGGAGAGAGAAGCCAAGGTGACCATGGCCCGTCTGAACCGACAAAAACACGGCAGTGATGACTGA